In a single window of the Bufo bufo chromosome 5, aBufBuf1.1, whole genome shotgun sequence genome:
- the PLEKHF2 gene encoding pleckstrin homology domain-containing family F member 2: protein MVDRLANSEANARRINVVESCFGTAGQPLAIEGRVLIGEGVLTKLCRKKPKARQFFLFNDILVYGNIVIQKKKYNKQHIIPLENVTIDSIEDEGDLRNGWLIKTPTKSFAVYAATATEKSEWMNHINKCVYDLVSKSGKTPSNEHAAVWIPDSEATTCMRCKKVKFTPVNRRHHCRKCGFVVCGPCSEKKFLLPNQSSKAVRVCDFCYDHLSNGDLLPCQSGRSDSLSSSPKMANHMSDDDDEDSSD, encoded by the coding sequence ATGGTGGATCGTCTAGCAAACAGTGAAGCTAATGCCAGGCGTAtaaatgtagtggaaagctgcTTTGGAACAGCCGGTCAACCCCTGGCAATCGAGGGCAGGGTTCTTATCGGAGAAGGAGTCTTAACCAAGCTCTGCAGAAAGAAACCAAAAGCGAGGCAGTTTTTCCTGTTCAATGACATTCTGGTGTATGGAAATATTGTCATTCAGAAAAAGAAGTACAACAAGCAGCACATCATCCCCCTGGAGAACGTTACCATCGACTCCATCGAGGACGAGGGGGATCTGCGCAACGGATGGCTTATCAAAACCCCCACCAAATCGTTTGCAGTCTACGCAGCCACAGCTACGGAGAAATCCGAATGGATGAACCACATCAATAAGTGCGTGTATGATTTAGTATCCAAAAGTGGGAAGACCCCAAGCAATGAACATGCTGCCGTCTGGATCCCCGATTCTGAGGCTACCACGTGCATGCGCTGTAAGAAAGTAAAGTTTACGCCCGTCAACCGGAGGCACCACTGCCGGAAATGTGGGTTTGTTGTTTGTGGACCCTGTTCAGAGAAGAAATTCCTTTTGCCCAACCAGTCGTCTAAGGCTGTGCGAGTGTGTGATTTCTGCTACGACCATCTGTCTAACGGAGACTTGCTTCCCTGTCAGTCTGGCCGATCAGACTCCCTCTCCAGTTCTCCCAAAATGGCAAACCACATGTCCGATGACGACGACGAAGACAGCAGTGACTGA